From the Brachyhypopomus gauderio isolate BG-103 chromosome 5, BGAUD_0.2, whole genome shotgun sequence genome, one window contains:
- the thrap3b gene encoding thyroid hormone receptor-associated protein 3b isoform X2, with protein MSKPLNSPSHSRSRSRSRSRSRSYSRSRSSSRSRSRSRKHRYSSRSRSRSHSRDRNYPSRDFQSNRGYNRGFRGYRRPYYYNRGRGRGYFPRGYHRGGGGGGGGTGNYGYRSNNWHGGHRDQQQPYEHHPHSPKRGRSRSRTPRKRSPGSRSRSRYSERSSSRSRHSSSSSRSSSPRRRSSGKPHSKDSKSKASPREGKDTSKERESKPSETAPEDTSSKWENLSDYATSPNQPGQGPATSGTQPEVKVSLSGTSGNGASAWRSSGPDAKSPPKSGSTTGFGFFSKEDMKTGDKTAISTAFKKFLAEKKKPTSDWDNGQDQDLGSGEAEKEKSSRKQRNVFDMDPVYGESKSEKGLPFLGEDEEEFSKALKERKTEEDSKYKVKGTVSARDLFEERFGKWDDDSYVSNKDLAQRDEVDEDEHVIEELYRSRKQAARKEEKGSKKKEKKKNRISPSSPSPPRTSDRTKPLFPAAREQVQVQVSPSARPKKRDPEFNFSIKTFTDDAESSSGALAKERRLSQDLVHPLKKDHDEFRSIFQHIEAAQLRRSPSELFAQHIVTIVHHIKAQHFRSSGMTLNERFGLYQRKAAQIELMKQRKSPEIHRRIDVSPSAFKKHTRLFEEMEENEYKDYGKKYEGDSMDLRLDIERRKKYPKREGGKGSAGSGTPSRDLSPDKPSKHKKSKKSKKKRERSPSSSSSSSSPSPQPYRPRDYHGEEGEHVEKGGFDKSRLGPREYPGSAERGHRDYEGAHLERGYERGRGGYERGGYDRGGYDRGGYDRGRGGYDRGFHDDRDREGEMKWADGRGRGRGLYPRGRGSFTVRSTRGGAGGSPKWTHDMFQGATEEGELPDDGAELAHKDEDKAADSTASKP; from the exons ATGTCCAAGCCACTGAATTCTCCTTCGCACTCGCGGTCCAGATCGAGGTCCCGCTCCCGGTCCCGATCCTACTCGCGGTCTCGCTCCAGCAGCCGCTCTCGCTCCAGGTCCCGAAAGCATCGTTACAG CTCTAGATCTCGCTCCCGTTCACATAGTCGGGACAGGAACTACCCATCAAGAGATTTCCAGAGTAATCGTGGATATAATCGTGGTTTCCGTGGCTATCGGAGACCCTACTACTACAACCGAGGCAGAGGTCGTGGGTATTTTCCCCGTGGTTAccacagaggaggaggaggtggtggtggcggTACTGGCAACTATGGCTACCGCTCCAACAACTGGCATGGCGGCCATCGTGACCAGCAGCAGCCTTATGAGCACCATCCCCACAGCCCTAAGAGGGGGCGCTCTCGCTCCCGGACCCCTCGCAAGCGTTCCCCTGGAAGCCGCAGCCGTTCCCGTTATTCCGAAAGATCATCATCTCGGTCCCGCCATTCCAGTTCCTCCTCACGTTCCTCGTCACCACGCCGCCGCAGCTCTGGAAAACCCCACTCCAAAGATTCAAAGAGCAAAGCTTCACCAAGAGAGGGAAAAGATACTAGCAAAGAACGGGAATCCAAGCCCTCTGAAACTGCTCCTGAAGATACTTCAAGCAAATGGGAGAACTTGAGTGACTATGCCACCAGTCCTAATCAACCTGGCCAAGGGCCAGCAACATCAGGTACTCAACCTGAGGTCAAGGTGTCCCTCTCTGGAACTTCGGGCAATGGTGCCTCTGCTTGGAGAAGCAGTGGCCCAGATGCAAAGAGCCCCCCAAAGTCAGGATCAACAACCGGTTTTGGCTTCTTCTCAAaggaagacatgaagacaggagaCAAAACTGCAATCTCCACTGCTTTCAAAAA GTTTTTGGCAGAGAAGAAAAAGCCCACATCTGACTGGGATAACGGTCAGGATCAAGATCTGGGTTCTGGCGAGGCTGAGAAGGAGAAGAGCAGCAGAAAGCAGAGAAATGTTTTTGATATGGATCCAGTTTACGGGGAGTCGAAGTCTGAGAAAGGACTTCCTTTCCTGggtgaggatgaagaggagttCTCCAAAGCTTTGAAGGAGAGAAAGACTGAGGAAGACTCCAAGTACAAGGTCAAAGGGACCGTCTCTGCACGGGATTTATTtgaagaacgtttcgggaaatgGGACGACGACTCCTACGTGTCCAACAAAGATTTGGCCCAACGGGACGAAGTGGACGAGGATGAACACGTGATCGAGGAGCTTTACCGAAGCCGCAAACAAGCCGCTCGGAAGGAAGAGAAGGGCTCCaagaaaaaagagaagaagaaaaaccgcATCAGtccatcatctccatcacccCCCAGAACTTCGGACAGGACCAAGCCACTGTTCCCTGCAGCACGGGAACAGGTGCAGGTGCAAGTGTCTCCCTCAGCCCGGCCTAAGAAGAGAGACCCCGAGTTCAATTTCAGTATAAAAACGTTCACCGATGATGCGGAGAG CTCGTCTGGTGCATTAGCCAAAGAGAGGCGTTTGTCTCAGGATCTGGTGCACCCTCTTAAAAAAGACCACGATGAGTTTCGCTCCATTTTCCAACACATTGAGGCTGCCCAGCTCCGCCGCAGCCCCTCAGAACTGTTTGCTCAACACATAGTCACAATCGTGCATCACATCAAAG CTCAACATTTTCGCTCATCTGGGATGACCCTGAATGAACGATTCGGCTTGTACCAAAGGAAAGCTGCACAGATCGAACTGATGAAGCAGAGGAAGAGCCCAGAGatccacag GAGAATTGATGTGTCTCCCAGTGCTTTTAAGAAGCACACTCGTCTGTTTGAGGAAATGGAGGAGAACGAGTACAAG GATTATGGTAAAAAATATGAAGGAGACTCGATGGATCTGCGTTTGGATATTGAGCGACGTAAAAAATACCCCAAGCGGGAGGGTGGGAAGGGTTCTGCCGGGTCTGGCACCCCCAGCCGGGACCTGTCCCCCGACAAGCCCTCCAAACACAAGAAGTCCAA GAAAAGCAAGAAGAAACGTGAGCGGTCTCCcagctcttcttcctcctcctcctctccctcgccACAGCCGTACCGGCCCAGGGATTACcacggggaggagggggagcatGTGGAGAAGGGGGGATTTGATAAGTCCCGCCTGGGTCCCAGAGAGTACCCCGGTTCTGCTGAGCGTGGCCACCGCGACTACGAGGGCGCCCACTTGGAGCGGGGCTACgagcgaggaagaggagggtatGAACGTGGCGGATACGACCGGGGCGGATACGACCGGGGCGGATACGACCGGGGACGTGGCGGATACGACAGGGGCTTT